In bacterium, one DNA window encodes the following:
- a CDS encoding radical SAM protein has product MRKQMKMLLIKSVEKAAAAGLWKPMFPVIERYLKKLLIEQGSKELFSEREREDRFYAALGLIKGVLLAYTNASKAIKRQLRRNFENAVLHYEETQDKIRAYREKYGVDPPYFLTISPTAICNLNCPDCYAKSTPKTQISLTADEVDWLLKANKEEWGNWFVVISGGEPFMWRDGDIDLIEMAKRHQDQFFLVYTNGTLINEKTAKRLAEVGNITPAISVEGMREKTDARRGKGVFDKILAAMRRLREHGVPFGISVTATPVNYREILSDEFLDFFFNEMGTYYMWVFQYMPIGRGITVLRQVSPEARFWMWKTMHEQIRKRKIFIGDFWNSGTFSHGCIAGARSGGYFYVDWKGNIYPCVFVPFYKDNIRDIRAKGLSLSDAINSDFFKAIRDWQYKYSYFVPADRKGNELLPCFIRDNHKVAHEIFVKYNAKAYDEESQQIILDPLYYEQMLKYNEECRKIFDPIWEKLYRPAEVKEKEVSLA; this is encoded by the coding sequence ATGAGGAAGCAAATGAAGATGTTGCTAATTAAAAGTGTGGAGAAGGCTGCAGCGGCCGGTCTTTGGAAACCAATGTTCCCTGTTATCGAGAGGTACCTCAAAAAACTACTAATAGAGCAAGGTTCCAAAGAGCTGTTTTCGGAGAGGGAGCGGGAGGACCGATTCTATGCAGCGCTGGGACTTATCAAGGGGGTCCTACTGGCGTATACGAATGCTTCAAAGGCAATTAAAAGACAGTTAAGAAGAAATTTCGAGAATGCTGTTCTCCATTACGAAGAAACACAGGACAAGATTCGAGCCTATAGAGAAAAGTATGGTGTAGACCCGCCGTATTTCTTAACTATATCTCCCACAGCAATATGTAATCTTAATTGTCCCGATTGCTACGCAAAGAGCACACCTAAAACTCAAATCTCGCTTACAGCCGACGAGGTTGATTGGCTCCTTAAAGCTAACAAAGAAGAATGGGGAAATTGGTTCGTAGTCATATCTGGTGGAGAGCCATTCATGTGGCGTGACGGCGATATCGACCTTATTGAGATGGCAAAAAGGCATCAGGACCAGTTCTTCCTCGTTTACACCAATGGAACTCTCATAAATGAAAAGACCGCCAAGCGACTTGCCGAGGTGGGTAACATAACCCCTGCAATATCAGTAGAAGGGATGCGAGAGAAAACGGATGCGAGAAGAGGTAAGGGTGTGTTTGATAAAATCCTTGCTGCCATGCGAAGGTTGAGGGAACACGGAGTCCCATTCGGGATTTCCGTTACCGCTACTCCTGTGAATTACAGAGAAATCCTCTCGGATGAGTTCCTCGATTTCTTCTTTAATGAGATGGGAACATACTACATGTGGGTATTCCAGTACATGCCTATAGGACGCGGGATAACTGTTCTTCGACAAGTTTCGCCCGAAGCAAGGTTCTGGATGTGGAAGACGATGCACGAACAAATAAGAAAACGAAAAATATTCATCGGCGACTTCTGGAATTCAGGCACATTCTCACATGGGTGCATAGCAGGCGCTCGTAGTGGTGGATATTTTTATGTCGACTGGAAAGGTAATATCTATCCCTGCGTTTTCGTGCCGTTCTACAAGGACAACATAAGGGACATAAGAGCAAAAGGACTATCTTTATCCGATGCGATAAATTCTGACTTCTTCAAAGCTATACGAGACTGGCAGTACAAATATTCATATTTTGTGCCGGCAGATAGGAAAGGCAATGAGTTACTTCCATGCTTCATTCGTGACAACCACAAAGTAGCACATGAGATATTCGTCAAATATAATGCCAAGGCTTATGATGAGGAGAGCCAACAGATAATTCTCGATCCGCTGTACTACGAGCAGATGCTAAAATACAACGAGGAATGCAGGAAGATATTCGACCCAATATGGGAAAAACTCTACAGACCAGCTGAGGTAAAGGAAAAAGAGGTATCACTGGCTTAA
- a CDS encoding TetR/AcrR family transcriptional regulator: MFQMPGHTLETKSQIIQAAKTLFKERNIIGVTMAQIAEVARLGRATIYRYFRSKEEILAEVLQNESENIMRRLIEITKGAKTASEKLKRYAVARTEAVQEFMEIYRKSLQTRNLFSPRIINVFDNLLSKELELLKSIFEEGIRTGEFGAFDAETAAEGIIAALCGMEAIEFFGKLPKQWPKKTEKFLELIINGMKSLKKGRVENEEANEDVAN; this comes from the coding sequence ATGTTTCAAATGCCGGGACATACATTGGAAACGAAGTCTCAAATCATTCAGGCTGCGAAAACGCTTTTTAAGGAGCGGAACATTATAGGCGTCACCATGGCGCAGATAGCGGAAGTAGCAAGGCTTGGGCGAGCAACCATTTACCGTTACTTCCGATCGAAAGAAGAAATACTCGCAGAAGTTCTGCAAAATGAATCCGAAAACATAATGCGACGGCTTATCGAGATAACCAAGGGCGCAAAAACAGCTTCTGAAAAGCTAAAGCGATACGCAGTAGCACGAACTGAAGCTGTACAGGAATTCATGGAGATATACCGAAAAAGTCTTCAAACGAGAAACCTATTCTCGCCCCGAATAATCAATGTTTTCGATAACCTTTTGAGCAAAGAGCTCGAGCTTTTGAAGTCGATTTTTGAGGAGGGAATAAGGACTGGAGAATTCGGTGCATTCGACGCCGAAACAGCGGCTGAGGGTATTATAGCAGCACTTTGCGGTATGGAAGCTATAGAATTTTTTGGAAAGCTTCCCAAGCAATGGCCAAAGAAAACTGAAAAGTTCCTTGAACTGATAATAAATGGAATGAAATCTCTAAAAAAGGGGAGGGTTGAAAATGAGGAAGCAAATGAAGATGTTGCTAATTAA
- a CDS encoding DUF2283 domain-containing protein: MGKKVIKIWYDKEADYLEVLFEQKKGYFRETENEAVMEKVDEDGNIIGFSILKVSSLRKKPLLIELESHAF; this comes from the coding sequence ATGGGAAAGAAAGTAATTAAAATTTGGTATGATAAGGAAGCGGATTACCTTGAGGTTTTGTTTGAACAGAAAAAGGGGTATTTTCGGGAAACAGAGAACGAAGCTGTTATGGAAAAGGTTGATGAGGATGGAAACATTATTGGGTTTTCGATTTTAAAAGTAAGCTCATTAAGGAAAAAGCCTTTGCTAATAGAGCTTGAAAGCCATGCTTTTTGA